GAATGAAAAGAGAAGGTATGGAAATggttaattaataatatgtgaATGGCatggaaatttaaaaaatgagaaGAGTATAGTTTAATCACTTAAAAATATTGGGTTCCCATTTAATAcgtttaaataattaatctaaaTACCCGTGCATGAAATTGAGGTTATGATTTCCGTCAATCGGGCTCATTGTTAATGAACCAAACACCTCCTAAAATCAAATTtgtgttaaatatataatattaatgaaaattATCTTCCCGTTTTAAATATTGGCAGTTGGCTAAACTCAGCGAAGAGTCCACTAGTATCAAAAGATTAACAGTTAATTATTCTAGTTTTGAATATTTGGAATCGTAATCCTTTCGTCAGACCTAAAAAAAGCACTGCTCTCCTATTAAGTAActctatactccctccgtcccatatacatttcaaaactttcctaaaatagtcaagttttataatataaaaaccccactcacccactactttcaactactttttcaaatctatcaattatatattgatgggtcccactactttacCCAGTTTTCTTTCTCATTCTTCCTACTTTACAttattttatacacttttcttagtctccgtgccccatccatatgtatacaattccgagagggacggagggagtatattttatagtGTTAACAAAGTCATCGGAATATTGAGTCTTCAAAGAATCAAAGTgtcaaaataattcaaatttcgtAACAAATCATtataaacaagtaacataaaaaataaaggcCTGCTTACTGGACCTCACAAGTTGGGCCGTACTTGATAACTCTCTCATCTATCCAAGCCCGCATATCACTCAACACGAGCTTAACATTCTCGTCACTCTCCCCTTGTATCAGAGAATGGTACATCCCTTGATACAACTTGAGTGTCTTGTCAACACTACTTGCTTTGTTATACAACATCTCCGATCCCGCCGGCGACGTCACGCCGTCGTCGGCGCCGTGAACAGCCAGAAACGGAGCCTTCActttatgaaaattattttgtaaataatcctCCATTCTCGCCACCTCTCGTTTAGTCCCAACCCGAGCCCGACCCGAATATCTACGTGGATTTTGTaacattaattttaatttctcgaAATCTTTAATTGCATTTCCAAGTTTTTTCTCCTCGGGCCACGCGGCCCACGTGTCAGCCAGCCCAAGCAACAGTCCGTACATGAATAACCTAACCCTAGACGGCTTGGTGTCTTGTGTGCATGCAAACAGTGGGGCCGAGAAGATCAGACCAGTCCACGTGTCGGGCGGTGATTGGAAGTACATGAGCATTGTGACGGCGCCGCCCATGGACTCCCCAAACAGGAAAGCGGGGAGGTGGCGATATTGATCACTCCGGCGAGTGTTGAGAAAAAATGAAAGCGACGCGGCGGCGGCTTTGTCCATGTCGCCGATGTAGCCGGGGATCCCGTCGGACCGGCCGTGGCCGAGGAGGTCCGCGGTGAATACAGCGTAACCCCACGTGGCAAACGTGATGCATGTTTGTTGAAATAGCCAACTCGTGTCGGACCCGTAGCCATGTGTCATGTAGACACTGGCTTTCACATGGGACGGAGCTATACAGGGGCCAGTCGAATACGTACTACTCGTGTTAAGAGTAACAACATTATTATTGTTGTCATGAGGTATAGGTAAAAATGACTGAGTGAAGATGGTACCGTGAGGAGTTTTGAAGTAGGATTTAAAATTCGTTACGCCTTgagatttataatattcattttcGGGCATGTCTCCCCAGAAGTTTGGTGGCGGCGCTGCCATTGTGGTATTCATGGTAGGATTTGAAGTGAGAAAAAATGAAGTAAATTGTGAGTGGTATCGGTATGACTTATGAGCTTAAGAAAAATGGTAACGGATTTTAATAGTAAGTGGAGATATAGGTGTTTGCACTGTGGGAGTTGGTGAGGATGCAGACTTGGCCACAAATTTAAAgataacataaatatttcaaTAGGAGTTGGTGGGTAGACATTGTTGGTGAGTCAAGAAAGGTTGCTTCACCAACCGCTTTGTTCATCTATGTGTGGACAACCCCCGATTATTTTAGTGTTCATCTATGATTGGATCAGAGATATATTGTCGTACCATCTCCgtctcatttaattctatacacttcATTTTTTAGATGTCTCactcaattatatacatttcaaaactttctcaaaatagtaaattttcataatataaaacatccATTCACTCACTACTTTCAAATACTTTTccaaatataatcaattatatattgatggatCACATTACTTTACCcaattttctttctctttctccttactttacattattttatacatttttcttaatttcaCTATCCAATCCATATGTATACATTTCacagggacagagggagtactcttCAAGACTTCAATTGTAAATACAGGCTCCAATTTGCGCACGCATACACtctttaaaatttgttaaaaatatacaagttatatatattattgtgagCAAGAGTTGACATAATTAATAAGCAAAAACTAACTTGGTAGATTTTTCCATCATCGACAACTCATTTAGTGAAAGACGAGAGTGATAGATTTGGGTCATGAAAAGTAGAGATGATAAAGAACGGGTTAAAAAGCAAAGTATACACcaatattaacaaacaatcaGCAAAGTAGAGAACGACAGGCAACTAATTCCACAAGATCACTCGTTCAATAAACGCCGTGTATTTATTAAGTCCTGATGGCTGATGGTGTATTTTTCTCTGGAGATGGTTCGTTGCTTGCAGACTCCTGGTGATGTGAATTCTCAAGTTGGGTCCCTTGCACAAATTAGTGGAAAACATGTTTCAAAGCCAGCCTTGCACGATTTTACTCGAATTCCATACTTTTGcgtgaaatataatataatattcagaTTTTCAAATGTCAACATCAATAGAAAATTCACTATCAAAGACTCAAAGTAAAAACAATGAGATTAAGGGTCATCAGATTTGTGAGCGGCAGGAGTTGAACTTAATCCGAGTAGGAACATGAGCTTATAATTCTGATTAAACGTGAATGAATTaggagtttaaaataagaaataagtCATAAACGGACTTAAAAGACTAACTTGTTGAGCAAGAAGtgatttattgataatttatgtCTTAAAAGCGAATTTTATGACATAATTAAGTTCTAAAACATTAATTCACTCAAAAAAATAACTGAAACTATCTTCTGACTTGAAGTCCgtttttatttctaattttaaactgaCTTCTTGCGTATTACACAGAAGAcatattttcagttttaaatcgaaaatgacttaaaattcaaaattaatccCGGACACTAATTTCGTAACTTTCTATGTATCATTTTGATATCAAGTGTTTCAGGTATAACAACTGTCAGTAACATCACCCACTTCCAGCAAGTTAGTCTTTGAGTTGTTGACAGCAGAACCAAATATGATGATAGTTTGAAATATCCACAAGGGTGTGACAATCCTGAACAAGTTCTCCCTACAGGCATAACATGTTGCAGTTAAACAAGATAAGGTGGGAACAACCTTATGCTCCCAAACTACAGAGTTGTTTTTTGGTTCCTGGTAACTGAAACAACAGCTCAGGGTGCAAATGTAAAAATAAACAAGGATCAGGTTAACAaggatgatgatgtggatgcaGTTGTTCTAATATCTAACAAGCATGGAAAAAATGATGATCCTACAACTGTATTCACCTGGGGAGAATGCAGTGATTAGGGATGGGATGAAAAAGTATCAACCAGTTTTGATATTTAAGCAGAAAAAAGATTGTAAGAGTGAAAATGTGAATGAgcatgaatatttatatttttaatgacgAGAGTTGTATGAAAAGATGGTTAGAATTTTAGTTTAAATGACTTAAATAAGAtgaatgtttcaaaaaaaacttaaaataaaatgaaaaaaatatgtgaatatTTTCTCCGATTTTGCCTTTGATGAAAGTATGAACTCCATTATATAATCAACTCATTCAATCTCGTCCAAACGAGAGGATTGGCTGAGTGTTATTTTTGTAGTCTTAACATGACATCTTTTTCATTGACGAACTTCTCTTGATCTTTTGCCATGAGTGGATCACTGTAATCAACAAATGCAAATTGTTTACTTGAATTGGACCGGATTGGGCCGTAACCCACCCGATATGGACTGGGCTCGACCTCTATCATATGTTGAGTACAActgtagaattacatatatagaCCTGTACAATTATATATAGACCTTGTTGAGGAGGTAAGACTGTATCTGTATAGCTAACTTAATCTGCAACACGCCAACACTCATGCGGCTAGCTATAGTACTAGTATAatctatactccctctgtcccagtcaattgtatacgtttctttttcactgctcgacacgctttttaaggctcttataaaacatagttccacaacttatttttaagattttctttttttataaaaatataaatattatacttttatacaaaaaaagaaaatcttaaaaataatttacagaagtatactatattgaagcattaaagtccgtgccgcgcccccgtccccgtcccccaatgtatagtattgactgggacggagggagtatcctATATTCCATTACGGTTGACCAACAGACCATGCAGTCGCTTTGTCTCTGTctcaaaataaacaaataaatttgtattatatttccAACTTTTCGAAAagaaattgtattatttttggaCCGCATCTCTTATCCTCCTCCTTGTCCTTGAAAGCCAAATTATTCGAATGGTTAAGATACAATACATGATAacatttgtaaatttgtaatctCGAATGATATccgtataatatatgtttaCTCATGTCGGTGTGAATAATTAAAATCGAGTGTGCGATTCTTAGTCTTATTAATCAACTTGTTTGTCTTTTACCTCATTACTAGAATCTGAATCCGACTGTACAATATAATCTGAATTTCGACTAACTTCTCCGGCCGAATTGTTTGTTTGTGCTATTACTCCGGTCTAAACGGCCACAAAAGACCACTTGCCCTCGTACATGCATAGCATGATTGGCGGGCTGGGCTTCATGCGCTTCTCAATTTCAAAATCGGTGACATAACGGCCATTATTAAGACGCACAAGACATAATAACATGTGAGATGACATAAGAGACAAAAGAGCCCATATGTTCATGCCTTGTTTTTCAACCACCTGTACCGCTTATTTCCGAGTTACAATACACTAGCTTCAATGTACTATTATATAGACTTATATTCAATTACATCTTAGTACTGTGAAGGAATCAAATTCGGTTGGTGGCAAGATGATTGAGGTCTAAACGGGATGATTAAGAACGCAATGGCTCCATGTACGTATAATCCCTCATTTGTTTAAGTTGAAACTGATTAGATTTTTGTCTACTAAGCTCCTGACAATTTAATCAAGCAAGTGAGAAAACTACAAAAGTCTATGTTACCTGCCATATGCAAAGCATCCgagatggaaaatcatttatctttttttgtaatattattaccGAGATAAAATATACTCCAATGCCCTTGTAGGTTCTTCGAGGAGAGTGCTAACTAAAATTGCTTAAAatgacaaatcatcaaaatactaCTATTTTATTTGCTCTCTTTTCGTTTGTACTTTTTAACAActtttacataaaaatttgcTCTAATAATTGTCACCCAAAGTTGTCACATATTGGTATAAGTATAATAAGATAggaaattatatgtttttaaagtgatatatatatatttttttccattTTAGAAGGGTGCCAAAAATTGACTATTTTGCTTGACACTCTTTCCACTGCAATAGAGAGCAAACAAGAGTGTCATGTCACATATCACTTTAGCACTCTTTTTGACATCccgttggagttgctcttataaGCCTGCTCCAATCCCCTTAcgaaatttttgttattttaaccaAGGATACGAAAGGCAAAGATAAAATAACAAAGAATGGAACAGCTCTAAGATATGAAGTGCGTGTAGTTCCTATCAGTAGGAAGATATAAATGTAAACAGCGGTGGCTGGAAGCCTGGAAAGTTACGAGGGATGGACCATGGTGACCATGCTggtaataattcataatatgctATGTCTTTTTGCTCCTCAATGCCCAACTTTTCTGAAATAACAACCTAGCATTGCATGCAAAACGCACAAGATACCGCTGGATTGAGACATCACTTGATTCTACGGTCGTCATCACTATGCCCCCCCtcctttctttttaatttcataCAATCATGAACAATGGCTAAAGAAACTCAATTATCAGATACCATTTTTGAAAGATGGGTGTTTTTTTAAGTAATACGAGGAGAGAGAGTAAGGGGCCGTTTGagtaagtttaaaataagtgtttttttcctaaaataaaaaagtggagtagaagttagaaacaagttaagacttataagagcatctccgaagttagaaacaagttaagacttataagagcatctccgaagttagaaacaagttaagacttataagagcatctccaaccctgtGCATCTGTTAGCTATATTATCTAACTGGCATGCTGTATACCTAATAACTCTAAACATGGGCCACTCCAACGGGCTCACCTGttagatatttttttacatacCGCAAAACAAGTACGTTACATTTACTGAATGAAGGGCGTCATCTATATTACATCCACGTCAGCTTCCTCACAAACTTATacataaattcttatatttaataattagttttatatttaaattttattttaaatttaaatgtgtattttaataaatttagttattaagttaataaagtaaatataattataactttttgaagttataagaaaaatattatatatatatatatatatattttagataaaatatatatttctcatttttaaaatttacatcaATTTTGAGCTATatgaaaatgtatttttttatatgaaattaattttatatgttaacttatctaaaaaataaaaaagtttatttcAAAACAAGAATAAAAGGTGAAAACATATAAGTCGgtcatataatattattttaattatcataattaaatatatatttgtataaaaaaattagcgTAAAATTTACACCACGTGTACACACTTGTTGGtacctaatttttaaatttataaaattaaaataaaattttaattaattaaataacatatattcttGTAGAAAAGCTTCACTTGATTAAattcagaaaataatttatttattaattttatttacaatacATTAGTACTATGTgaaatttagttattaaaatatgaaaatagtcaaataatagatttttaaatgataatatcatttcaattaattagaataaattcagaaaataatttatttattatatttatataaaatatttatttaactgtATTTATAAGAAAGTCATTCAAGAAACTT
This genomic window from Daucus carota subsp. sativus chromosome 7, DH1 v3.0, whole genome shotgun sequence contains:
- the LOC108194156 gene encoding caffeoylshikimate esterase, whose product is MNTTMAAPPPNFWGDMPENEYYKSQGVTNFKSYFKTPHGTIFTQSFLPIPHDNNNNVVTLNTSSTYSTGPCIAPSHVKASVYMTHGYGSDTSWLFQQTCITFATWGYAVFTADLLGHGRSDGIPGYIGDMDKAAAASLSFFLNTRRSDQYRHLPAFLFGESMGGAVTMLMYFQSPPDTWTGLIFSAPLFACTQDTKPSRVRLFMYGLLLGLADTWAAWPEEKKLGNAIKDFEKLKLMLQNPRRYSGRARVGTKREVARMEDYLQNNFHKVKAPFLAVHGADDGVTSPAGSEMLYNKASSVDKTLKLYQGMYHSLIQGESDENVKLVLSDMRAWIDERVIKYGPTCEVQ